Proteins co-encoded in one Kutzneria chonburiensis genomic window:
- a CDS encoding LLM class F420-dependent oxidoreductase — protein MDFRIFTEPQQGATYTDLLRVARAAEDAGYDAFFRSDHYLKMGSADGLPGPTDAWITLAGLARETSRLRLGTLMSPITFRHPGPLAISVAQVDQMSGGRVELGIGSGWFEAEHTAYGIPFPGLAERFDQYEEQVEIIAGLWGTPAGQTYSFAGKHYQLTDSPALPKPVQSPRPPILIGGHGARRTPRLAAKFADEFNIGFSSIADSAAQFDRVRAACQVIGRDPGSITMSVAHPVVVGRDDAEVARRAAAIGRDVEELKVNGFCGTPAEVVDRVGAWHEGTGTNRIYLQVLDLSDLAHLDLFAAEVAAKWPK, from the coding sequence GTGGACTTTCGGATCTTCACCGAGCCCCAGCAAGGGGCGACCTATACCGACCTGCTCCGGGTGGCCCGCGCCGCCGAGGACGCCGGCTATGACGCCTTTTTCCGTTCCGACCACTATCTGAAGATGGGTTCGGCCGACGGCCTGCCCGGCCCGACCGACGCCTGGATCACGCTGGCCGGTCTGGCCCGCGAGACCTCCCGGCTGCGACTGGGCACGCTGATGAGCCCGATCACCTTCCGTCACCCGGGCCCGCTGGCCATCTCGGTCGCGCAGGTCGACCAGATGTCCGGCGGCCGGGTCGAGCTGGGCATCGGCAGCGGCTGGTTCGAGGCCGAGCACACCGCGTACGGGATCCCGTTCCCGGGCCTGGCCGAGCGCTTCGACCAGTACGAGGAGCAGGTGGAGATCATCGCCGGCCTCTGGGGCACGCCGGCCGGGCAGACCTACTCGTTCGCCGGCAAGCACTACCAGCTGACCGACTCGCCGGCGCTGCCCAAGCCCGTGCAGAGTCCGCGTCCGCCGATCCTGATCGGCGGCCACGGCGCCAGGCGGACGCCGCGGCTGGCCGCGAAGTTCGCCGACGAGTTCAACATCGGGTTTTCCTCGATCGCCGATTCGGCCGCCCAGTTCGACCGCGTCCGGGCCGCCTGCCAGGTCATCGGCCGTGACCCGGGTTCGATCACCATGTCGGTGGCGCATCCCGTGGTCGTCGGCCGTGACGACGCCGAGGTCGCGCGTCGTGCCGCCGCCATCGGCCGTGACGTCGAGGAGCTGAAGGTCAACGGCTTCTGCGGCACCCCGGCCGAGGTGGTGGACCGCGTCGGCGCCTGGCACGAGGGCACCGGCACCAACCGGATCTACCTCCAGGTGCTGGACCTGTCCGACCTGGCGCACCTCGATCTGTTCGCTGCCGAGGTCGCGGCCAAGTGGCCGAAGTGA